One region of Jatrophihabitans cynanchi genomic DNA includes:
- a CDS encoding 3-oxoacyl-ACP reductase, whose translation MADKYLSLVNSPVGAAVASRIGLPRPAVLRRFRPGDPLLPGPVLLGATPGEPTPELTGLVAGTGAEVTELDGPDVRYGALIFDARAVATPGDLAGFQAFFTGRLRRLLPSGRVLVLGLPADGGDVVVDASRQALDGIVRSLAKELRRGATANLLLVQDEASLPSALRFFLSGRSAYVDGQSVRLGTGVAAEPADRDRPLAGKTALVTGAARGIGAAIAGVLARDGAHVVVADLPAAGEALAEVANRLRGTTLHLDVASAEAPQRLLAYLAAHTDGLDILIHNAGITRDKLLANMSPEHWAAVMAVNLESQLRIDAALLGSDQLRDQARVVCLSSTTGLAGNRGQTNYGATKAGVIGLVRSSAAAFAAHGNSTINAIAPGFIDTEMTARMPLATREVARRLSSLQQAGLPIDVAEAVGWLSSPGAGGVNGQVLRVCGQNLVGA comes from the coding sequence ATGGCCGACAAGTACCTCAGCCTGGTCAACTCGCCGGTCGGCGCGGCCGTCGCGTCGCGGATCGGGCTGCCCCGCCCGGCCGTGCTGCGCCGCTTCCGGCCCGGCGACCCGCTGCTGCCCGGGCCGGTGTTGCTCGGTGCCACCCCCGGAGAGCCCACGCCTGAACTCACCGGGCTGGTTGCCGGCACCGGGGCAGAGGTGACCGAGCTGGACGGTCCGGACGTGCGGTACGGGGCGCTGATCTTCGACGCCCGGGCCGTCGCGACCCCCGGCGACCTGGCCGGCTTCCAGGCCTTCTTCACCGGCCGGCTGCGCCGGTTGCTGCCGTCCGGACGGGTACTGGTGCTCGGGCTGCCGGCCGACGGCGGCGACGTCGTGGTGGACGCCTCGCGCCAGGCGCTCGACGGCATCGTCCGCTCGCTGGCCAAGGAGTTGCGCCGTGGTGCAACCGCGAACCTCCTCCTGGTGCAGGACGAGGCGTCGTTGCCCTCGGCGCTGCGCTTCTTCCTGTCCGGCCGCTCCGCGTACGTCGACGGCCAGTCGGTCCGGCTCGGCACCGGAGTCGCCGCGGAACCCGCGGACCGGGATCGGCCGCTCGCCGGCAAGACCGCGCTGGTGACCGGGGCGGCGCGCGGGATCGGCGCCGCGATCGCGGGGGTACTGGCACGCGACGGGGCACACGTGGTCGTGGCCGACCTGCCCGCCGCGGGGGAGGCGCTCGCCGAGGTCGCCAACCGGCTGCGCGGCACCACGCTGCACCTGGACGTCGCCTCCGCCGAGGCGCCGCAGCGGCTGCTGGCGTACCTGGCGGCGCACACCGACGGGCTGGACATCCTGATCCACAACGCCGGCATCACCCGCGACAAGCTGCTCGCGAACATGTCGCCCGAGCACTGGGCGGCGGTGATGGCGGTGAACCTCGAGTCGCAGCTGCGGATCGACGCGGCACTGCTGGGCAGTGACCAGTTGCGTGATCAGGCGCGCGTCGTGTGCCTGTCCTCGACGACCGGGCTGGCCGGCAACCGTGGGCAGACCAACTACGGCGCGACCAAGGCCGGCGTCATCGGGCTGGTGCGCTCGTCCGCCGCGGCGTTCGCCGCGCACGGCAACTCGACGATCAACGCGATCGCGCCCGGGTTCATCGACACCGAGATGACAGCGAGGATGCCGCTGGCAACGCGCGAGGTCGCCCGCCGGCTGTCCAGCCTGCAGCAGGCCGGGCTGCCGATCGACGTGGCCGAGGCGGTCGGCTGGCTCAGCTCGCCCGGTGCCGGCGGCGTCAACGGGCAGGTGCTGCGCGTGTGCGGCCAGAACCTGGTCGGGGCGTAG
- a CDS encoding flavin-containing monooxygenase: MTQVPRRTVDVLIIGSGFGGLGAAIRLAKDGREDFLVVERGSEVGGTWRDNTYPGAACDVPSHLYSYSFELNPNWSRSFSPQAEIQEYLRATAVKYGVLDRHLFDTEVTQARWDEADRHWLVDTTNGTFRARVLVGAIGALCEPSLPDVKGLSSFRGEIFHSARWNHAANLAGKRVALIGTGASAIQIGPAIVDRVAHLDVYQRTAPWIMPRHDRAYPAAEKFAYQHVPLLQRAAREAIYWGRESFVLGFALQPKILLAAQRIARRNIARGISDPALRERVTPQFQIGCKRILISNDWYPMLAREDVTLVTDGIAEVRENAIVTASGETREVDAIIVATGFHVTDSPTYERIVGAGGRTLADVWDEQGQQAYKGATVAGFPNLFFVIGPNTGLGHSSMVYMIESHINYLSSALAEMDRRGLATVEVRDEEQRRYNDRLQKQMRRTIWTTGGCASWYLDKHGNNTTLWPGFTFAFRRMTRRFDVGAYRVSARAASSPATPLSGDLSAEWRAIARHSSDNPPLNSVGRQA; this comes from the coding sequence ATGACTCAGGTACCCCGCCGGACGGTCGACGTCCTCATCATCGGCAGCGGGTTCGGTGGCCTGGGCGCGGCGATCCGCCTCGCCAAGGACGGCCGGGAGGACTTCCTGGTCGTCGAGCGCGGCAGCGAGGTGGGCGGCACCTGGCGCGACAACACCTACCCCGGCGCGGCCTGCGACGTCCCCTCGCACCTGTACTCCTACTCCTTCGAGCTGAACCCGAACTGGTCGCGCTCGTTCTCGCCCCAGGCGGAGATCCAGGAGTACCTGCGCGCGACCGCGGTCAAGTACGGCGTGCTCGACAGGCACCTGTTCGACACCGAGGTCACCCAGGCCCGGTGGGACGAGGCGGACCGGCACTGGCTGGTCGACACCACGAACGGCACCTTCCGGGCGCGGGTGCTGGTCGGCGCGATCGGTGCGCTGTGCGAGCCCAGCCTGCCGGACGTCAAAGGGCTCTCCAGCTTCCGCGGCGAGATCTTCCACTCCGCCCGCTGGAACCACGCCGCGAACCTGGCCGGCAAGCGGGTCGCCCTGATCGGCACCGGCGCCTCGGCGATCCAGATCGGTCCGGCCATCGTCGACCGGGTCGCCCACCTGGACGTCTACCAGCGCACCGCCCCCTGGATCATGCCGCGCCACGACCGCGCGTACCCCGCGGCCGAGAAGTTCGCCTACCAGCACGTGCCGCTCTTGCAGCGCGCCGCTCGCGAAGCGATCTACTGGGGCCGTGAATCGTTCGTGCTGGGGTTCGCGCTCCAGCCCAAGATCCTGCTCGCCGCGCAGCGCATCGCCCGGCGCAACATCGCCCGCGGCATCTCCGATCCAGCGCTGCGCGAGCGGGTGACGCCACAGTTCCAGATCGGCTGCAAGCGCATCCTGATCTCCAACGACTGGTACCCGATGCTCGCGCGCGAGGACGTCACGCTGGTCACCGACGGCATCGCCGAGGTGCGTGAGAACGCGATCGTCACGGCGAGCGGCGAGACGCGTGAGGTGGACGCGATCATCGTCGCCACCGGCTTCCACGTGACCGACTCCCCGACCTACGAACGGATCGTCGGCGCGGGTGGCCGGACGCTGGCAGACGTGTGGGACGAGCAGGGCCAGCAGGCGTACAAGGGCGCGACCGTTGCCGGCTTCCCCAACCTGTTCTTCGTGATCGGCCCCAACACCGGCCTCGGGCACAGCTCGATGGTGTACATGATCGAGTCGCACATCAACTACCTGTCCAGCGCGCTGGCGGAGATGGACCGGCGCGGGCTGGCAACCGTCGAGGTACGCGACGAGGAGCAGCGCCGCTACAACGACCGGCTGCAAAAGCAGATGCGCCGCACGATCTGGACGACCGGCGGGTGCGCCAGCTGGTACCTGGACAAGCACGGCAACAACACCACGCTGTGGCCGGGCTTCACGTTCGCGTTCCGCCGGATGACCCGCCGCTTCGACGTGGGCGCGTACCGGGTGAGCGCCCGGGCCGCCTCGTCCCCCGCTACCCCGTTGAGTGGCGACCTGTCCGCTGAGTGGCGGGCTATAGCCCGCCACTCAAGCGATAACCCGCCACTCAACAGTGTGGGACGGCAGGCGTGA
- a CDS encoding TetR/AcrR family transcriptional regulator — translation MKNSVAAVTSDKPPESGQAAPRPDGRHSRWDAHRATRRDDLIAATIAAISAHGASVGMDQIASFARTSKPVVYRYFADKTDLYRAVSTRLVQRVLASLTAVAATDPPPRKLIHAGIDAFLGLVEQSPELYRFVTQHPQIDTADGTVADFSAVVADLLNEQLGGHLEQGRLDPAFAHPWGEGIVGFITSASLWWLDHRDAMTRQQLTAYLGALLWGGAAGVYQYVGEPADARPAAGVFPHLPG, via the coding sequence GTGAAGAATTCTGTGGCCGCGGTTACCAGCGACAAGCCCCCCGAGTCGGGTCAGGCTGCGCCGCGACCGGACGGCCGGCACTCCCGCTGGGACGCGCACCGCGCCACCCGGCGGGACGATCTGATCGCCGCCACGATCGCGGCGATCAGCGCGCACGGCGCGAGCGTCGGCATGGACCAGATCGCCTCTTTCGCCAGGACCAGCAAGCCGGTGGTGTACCGCTACTTCGCCGACAAGACCGACCTCTACCGCGCGGTGAGCACCCGGCTGGTGCAGCGGGTGCTGGCGAGCCTGACCGCCGTGGCCGCGACCGACCCGCCGCCGCGCAAGCTGATCCACGCCGGCATCGACGCCTTCCTCGGTCTGGTGGAGCAGAGCCCGGAGCTGTACCGGTTCGTCACCCAGCACCCGCAGATCGACACCGCAGACGGCACCGTCGCCGACTTCAGCGCGGTGGTCGCCGACCTGCTCAACGAGCAGCTCGGCGGGCACCTGGAGCAGGGCCGGCTCGACCCGGCGTTCGCGCACCCGTGGGGCGAGGGCATCGTCGGCTTCATCACCTCGGCCAGCCTGTGGTGGCTCGACCATCGGGACGCCATGACCCGGCAGCAGCTGACCGCCTACCTCGGCGCGTTGCTGTGGGGCGGGGCAGCGGGGGTGTACCAGTACGTGGGGGAGCCCGCCGACGCCCGGCCCGCTGCCGGGGTCTTCCCGCACCTGCCGGGTTAG
- a CDS encoding SDR family NAD(P)-dependent oxidoreductase, with product MTAIRGKVAVITGAGSGIGRALAYDFARRGARLAISDVDPGGLAESAQHVRVIGASVHEQRLDVTDRAAVLAYADAVATEFGAVHIVVNNAGIAFTGDVEAMTFEQIERVMDVDFWGVVNGTKAFLPHLIASGDGHLVNVSSLFGLLAMPSQSAYNAAKFAVRGFTESLRQELLIAGHPVRVTCVHPGGIKTAIARNACAVEGRDAGQLAEFFDSRLARTSADSAAKSIARAVIGNRPRAVVGLDAKALDLFVRLVGPAYQRAFAWCAGRVMPRADGATVAPVAPVAPVTERPTVSA from the coding sequence GTGACCGCGATCAGGGGAAAGGTCGCTGTCATCACCGGCGCCGGCTCGGGCATCGGACGGGCGCTGGCGTACGACTTCGCGCGACGTGGCGCGCGGCTGGCGATCAGCGACGTCGACCCCGGCGGCCTCGCCGAGAGCGCCCAGCACGTGCGGGTGATCGGCGCGAGCGTGCACGAGCAGCGCCTGGACGTGACCGACCGGGCCGCGGTGCTCGCGTACGCCGACGCGGTCGCCACCGAGTTCGGCGCGGTGCACATCGTGGTGAACAACGCGGGCATCGCGTTCACCGGCGATGTCGAGGCGATGACGTTCGAGCAGATCGAGCGGGTGATGGACGTCGACTTCTGGGGCGTCGTCAACGGCACCAAGGCGTTCCTGCCGCACCTGATCGCGTCCGGTGACGGCCACCTGGTGAACGTCTCGAGCCTGTTCGGCCTGCTGGCGATGCCCAGCCAGAGCGCCTACAACGCCGCCAAGTTCGCCGTCCGCGGCTTCACCGAGTCGTTGCGCCAGGAGCTGCTCATCGCCGGGCACCCGGTGCGCGTCACCTGCGTGCACCCCGGCGGCATCAAGACCGCGATCGCGCGCAACGCCTGCGCGGTCGAGGGCCGGGACGCCGGGCAGCTGGCGGAGTTCTTCGACAGTCGACTTGCCCGCACGTCGGCGGACTCGGCCGCCAAGTCGATCGCCCGCGCGGTGATCGGCAACCGCCCTCGCGCCGTCGTCGGTCTGGACGCCAAGGCGCTGGACCTGTTCGTCAGGCTCGTCGGTCCGGCCTACCAGCGCGCGTTCGCCTGGTGCGCGGGCCGGGTGATGCCGCGGGCCGACGGCGCGACCGTGGCGCCCGTGGCGCCCGTGGCGCCCGTGACCGAGCGTCCCACGGTCTCGGCGTAG
- a CDS encoding cupin domain-containing protein translates to MPVLSPADAVQHDVHGSRFTAYVAPSLGSAQLCAWQLDVPAGTPGLEHRVSREEVLLVLAGTLQVTVDGIGGQVEQGQVVHVPAGSTLLVATGDRPATAWVTTTAGLVAELPDGTRFEPPWAR, encoded by the coding sequence ATGCCTGTCTTGAGTCCGGCCGACGCGGTACAGCACGACGTGCACGGGAGCCGGTTCACCGCTTACGTCGCCCCGTCCCTCGGCAGCGCGCAGTTGTGCGCCTGGCAACTGGACGTCCCCGCCGGCACACCGGGGCTCGAGCACCGGGTCTCACGCGAGGAGGTGCTGCTCGTCCTCGCCGGCACCCTTCAGGTCACCGTCGACGGAATCGGTGGGCAGGTAGAGCAGGGCCAGGTCGTGCACGTTCCGGCCGGCTCCACGCTCCTCGTCGCCACCGGGGACCGGCCGGCGACGGCGTGGGTCACCACCACGGCGGGCCTGGTCGCCGAGCTCCCCGACGGGACCCGGTTCGAGCCACCCTGGGCGCGGTGA
- a CDS encoding MarR family winged helix-turn-helix transcriptional regulator: MDAEAEELAMRVLSIATQVVDRIQEALARRGYVDVRPAHGFAFVRISAGNATTLDVAEHLGVTKQAASQLVEQLVARGYVERTVDPDDARRRPLRLTPRGRACTRAAQAGAAEAVKPWADQLSPDGLRRLLGALRRIDTGGPLRPAW; the protein is encoded by the coding sequence ATGGACGCAGAGGCCGAAGAGCTGGCGATGCGGGTGCTGTCGATCGCGACGCAGGTCGTGGACCGCATCCAGGAGGCCTTGGCCCGCCGGGGCTACGTCGACGTCCGGCCGGCACACGGCTTCGCGTTCGTCCGGATCAGCGCAGGCAACGCGACCACGCTGGACGTCGCCGAGCACCTCGGGGTCACCAAGCAGGCGGCCAGCCAGCTGGTCGAGCAGCTCGTCGCACGAGGCTACGTCGAGCGCACCGTCGATCCGGACGACGCCCGGCGCCGACCGCTTCGCCTGACCCCACGCGGGCGCGCCTGCACCCGCGCCGCACAAGCCGGTGCCGCCGAGGCGGTCAAGCCGTGGGCTGACCAGCTGAGCCCGGACGGCCTGCGCCGGCTGCTCGGCGCGCTGCGCCGGATAGACACCGGCGGACCGCTGCGGCCGGCCTGGTGA
- a CDS encoding acetyl-CoA C-acetyltransferase gives MTIRRAAILGGNRIPFARSNGPYAHASNQDMLTATLDGLVARFGLQDERMGEVVAGAVLKHSKDFNLTRESVLGSRLSPYTPAYDVQQACGSGLEAAILVANKIALGQIDCGIAGGTDTTSDAPIAVNEDLRAVLLEANRAKSLGGRLKALAGLRPTQLIPAIPANLEPRTGLSMGEHQAITGNEWGIGREAQDELAAASHRNLAAAYERGFMDDLVTGFLGLTRDQNLRPDSSVDKLAKLAPAFGKSLGDGATMTAGNSTPLSDGASAVLLASEEWAAAHKLPVLAYLVDAETAAVDYVHGDRRADGLLMAPVYALPRLLERNKLSLQDFDYYEIHEAFASTVLTTLAAWEDEEFCRTRLGLDGALGPIERAKLNVNGSSLAAGHPFAATGGRIVAGLAKQLHERGSGRGLISICAAGGQGVVAILEA, from the coding sequence ATGACCATTCGACGCGCCGCGATCCTCGGCGGCAACCGGATTCCCTTCGCCCGCTCGAACGGCCCGTACGCGCACGCGTCCAACCAGGACATGCTGACCGCCACGCTCGACGGGCTCGTGGCCCGGTTCGGGCTGCAGGACGAGCGGATGGGCGAGGTCGTGGCCGGCGCGGTGCTCAAGCACAGCAAGGACTTCAACCTCACCCGCGAATCGGTGCTCGGCTCGCGGCTCTCGCCGTACACGCCGGCGTACGACGTGCAGCAGGCGTGCGGCTCCGGCCTGGAGGCGGCGATCCTGGTCGCCAACAAGATCGCCCTCGGGCAGATCGACTGCGGTATCGCCGGGGGGACGGACACCACCTCGGACGCCCCGATCGCGGTGAACGAGGACCTGCGCGCGGTGCTGCTGGAGGCCAACCGGGCGAAGTCACTGGGCGGCCGGCTCAAGGCGCTCGCCGGCTTGCGGCCCACCCAGCTGATCCCGGCGATCCCCGCGAACCTCGAGCCGCGCACCGGGCTGTCGATGGGTGAGCATCAGGCCATCACCGGAAACGAGTGGGGTATCGGCCGCGAGGCGCAGGACGAGCTCGCCGCGGCCAGCCACCGCAACCTCGCCGCCGCCTACGAGCGTGGCTTCATGGACGACCTGGTCACCGGCTTCCTCGGCCTGACCCGGGACCAGAACCTGCGCCCGGACTCGTCGGTGGACAAGCTGGCCAAGCTCGCCCCGGCGTTCGGCAAGTCACTGGGCGACGGCGCGACGATGACCGCGGGCAACTCGACCCCGCTCAGCGACGGCGCGTCGGCGGTCCTGCTCGCCAGCGAGGAATGGGCGGCAGCGCACAAGCTGCCGGTGCTGGCGTACCTGGTAGACGCCGAGACCGCGGCCGTCGACTACGTGCACGGCGACCGGCGGGCCGACGGGCTGCTGATGGCGCCGGTCTACGCGCTGCCGCGGCTGCTGGAGCGCAACAAGCTGAGCCTGCAGGACTTCGACTACTACGAGATCCACGAGGCGTTCGCCTCGACCGTGCTGACCACCTTGGCCGCGTGGGAGGACGAGGAGTTCTGCCGCACCCGGCTCGGGCTCGACGGCGCGCTGGGCCCGATCGAGCGGGCGAAGCTGAACGTGAACGGCTCCTCGCTCGCGGCCGGCCACCCGTTCGCCGCGACCGGGGGGCGGATCGTTGCCGGCTTGGCCAAGCAGTTGCACGAGCGCGGCTCGGGCCGCGGTCTCATCTCGATCTGCGCGGCCGGCGGCCAGGGCGTCGTCGCGATCCTGGAGGCGTGA
- a CDS encoding alpha/beta hydrolase fold domain-containing protein, translating into MVHLPRPVVRALSAPAYRLGLAERRSVRAQRLITELSCRLNPAPSGTRVEHIVLGGRPAEATALGAGRSAVLYLHGGGYVVGSPRMYRTLAAHLSRAAAAVVYNLDYRLAPEHRFPAALEDTVAAFGDLVRHHGYQPGQIALAGDSAGGGLAVAAARVLTDEGMRPGALALLSPWTDPADQDLPERDFVVNVGWGRRCSELYLGQADPSDPGFAPLHGRLHGLPPMLVHYHAEEMLRAQIGRFIAAARAAGVDVREFESARVWHSGHVLAGLLRDATDEARSVGDFLRLQLTGGDRAAEHRAAGGTYRG; encoded by the coding sequence ATGGTGCACCTGCCGCGCCCCGTGGTGCGCGCGCTGTCCGCCCCGGCCTACCGGCTGGGCCTGGCCGAGCGCCGCTCCGTCCGCGCGCAACGGCTGATCACCGAGCTGTCCTGCCGCCTCAACCCGGCGCCGTCCGGCACCCGGGTCGAGCACATCGTGCTGGGCGGGCGACCCGCGGAGGCGACCGCCCTGGGTGCCGGCCGCAGCGCGGTGCTCTACCTGCACGGCGGCGGCTACGTCGTCGGCTCGCCGCGCATGTACCGCACCCTCGCGGCACACCTGTCCCGGGCGGCCGCGGCGGTCGTCTACAACCTGGACTACCGGCTCGCCCCCGAACATCGCTTCCCGGCTGCGCTCGAGGACACCGTGGCGGCATTCGGCGACCTGGTTCGCCACCACGGCTACCAACCCGGGCAGATCGCCCTCGCCGGCGACTCGGCCGGCGGCGGGTTGGCGGTCGCCGCGGCCCGCGTACTCACCGACGAGGGCATGCGTCCGGGCGCGCTCGCGTTGCTGTCACCCTGGACCGATCCGGCGGACCAGGACCTGCCCGAGCGCGATTTCGTCGTCAACGTCGGGTGGGGCCGGCGCTGCTCGGAGCTCTACCTCGGCCAGGCCGACCCCTCCGATCCGGGGTTCGCGCCGCTGCACGGGCGGCTCCACGGACTGCCCCCCATGCTGGTGCACTACCACGCCGAGGAGATGCTCCGGGCGCAGATCGGTCGGTTCATCGCGGCCGCACGCGCCGCTGGTGTCGACGTGCGCGAGTTCGAGAGCGCGCGCGTGTGGCACAGCGGTCACGTCCTCGCCGGCCTGCTTCGCGACGCGACCGACGAGGCCCGTTCCGTCGGAGACTTCCTGCGGCTGCAGCTGACCGGCGGGGACAGGGCCGCCGAGCACCGCGCGGCGGGCGGCACGTATCGCGGTTGA
- a CDS encoding MaoC family dehydratase, producing the protein MPTLTSPPSLTALYARAAATTPLHRGGGDLPDSVYELAPQPIDPGHVAGYARVCGFRYGAVLPPTYLHVLAFGLQVALMSERGFPFPLVGLVHVANSITVHRPVTVDEQVSFTVRAANLRPHPAGTQLDLLSEGAVDGQRVWSGRSTYLRRGGRPPGRPAGPKPGNALEPPAGAVSQVRVPADIGRRYAAVSGDRNPIHLSALSAKLFGFPSAIAHGMWLKARTLAMLEGRLPERFTVDVSFKTPVLLPTTVAIGSTRTGAGWTLDVRGVESGKPHLAGTVSGAS; encoded by the coding sequence ATGCCCACACTGACCAGCCCGCCCTCGCTGACCGCGCTGTACGCGCGTGCGGCGGCCACTACGCCACTGCACCGCGGCGGCGGCGACCTGCCGGACTCGGTGTACGAACTCGCCCCGCAGCCGATCGATCCCGGGCACGTGGCCGGCTACGCGCGGGTGTGCGGGTTCAGGTACGGCGCCGTCCTTCCGCCGACGTACCTGCACGTGCTCGCCTTCGGGCTTCAGGTCGCGCTGATGAGCGAGCGCGGCTTTCCCTTCCCGCTCGTCGGCCTGGTGCACGTCGCCAACTCGATCACGGTGCACCGCCCGGTGACGGTGGACGAGCAGGTGTCGTTCACGGTGCGGGCGGCGAACCTGCGGCCGCATCCGGCCGGCACCCAGTTGGACCTGCTCAGCGAGGGCGCCGTCGACGGGCAGCGCGTGTGGTCCGGCCGCAGCACCTACCTGCGCCGTGGCGGGCGGCCGCCGGGGCGCCCGGCCGGTCCGAAACCCGGGAACGCGCTCGAGCCGCCGGCCGGGGCGGTGTCGCAGGTGCGGGTACCCGCCGACATCGGCCGCAGGTACGCGGCGGTGTCCGGTGACCGCAACCCGATCCACCTGTCCGCGCTGAGCGCCAAGCTGTTCGGCTTCCCGTCGGCGATCGCGCACGGCATGTGGCTCAAGGCGCGCACGCTGGCAATGCTCGAGGGCCGGCTGCCGGAGCGGTTCACCGTCGACGTCTCGTTCAAGACCCCGGTGCTGTTACCGACGACGGTCGCGATCGGGTCGACCCGCACGGGCGCGGGGTGGACGCTGGACGTGCGCGGAGTGGAGTCCGGCAAGCCGCACTTGGCCGGCACGGTGTCCGGCGCGAGTTGA
- a CDS encoding acyl-CoA dehydrogenase family protein — protein sequence MTERAQAHPGDENPATEHPADEQLPAAPDPAVLRAHLDGRWAQARRSARELFADPRFAPPPIDADLATHRERVLDQLLLLVDAGATQGGFPSRYGGGDDLGGWITGFEMLGFGDLSLLVKVGVQFGLFAGAILHLGTERHHQAYLQDAINARLLGCFAMTETGHGSDVASVRTTATYHPGTREFDVHTPYEAARKDYIGNAGEHGRLAVVFAQLITEGESKGVHALLVPIRDEHGEPMPGVRLQDCGPKAGLNGVDNGRIWFDHVRVPRENLLDRYGEVDPDGTYRTPIASASRRFFTMLGTLVQGRISVGGAAGSATKLALTIAIRYGLVRRQFAPPGGAEIVVLDYLAHQRRLFPALARTYALHFAQAELVELLHETTPGPDARPDANGLPAEDPRRRQLEAHAAGLKAVGTWHATRTIQACREACGGAGYLSENRLPGLKADTDVFTTFEGDNTVLLQLLAKELLTGFAEHFGELDLLGTVRFVADQTVETVLERVGGRLLLQRLRDVGPSAGDEGSMLGHDWQLELFDWRARHLLETLARRLRAAAGGGDSTAAFAVFNAAQDHLLAAAQAHVDTLLLRAFLAGIEALPAGAERDLLDLLCDLFALSTIEADRGWVQEHGRLTAARSKAVVAAVNELCRRLRPHAATLVDAFGIPDQAIAAPIAQGAELARQQQLHDPGG from the coding sequence ATGACCGAGCGAGCGCAGGCGCACCCGGGCGACGAGAACCCGGCAACAGAGCACCCAGCGGACGAGCAGCTGCCCGCGGCGCCCGATCCCGCAGTGCTGCGCGCGCACCTGGACGGCCGTTGGGCGCAGGCGCGCCGGAGCGCCCGGGAGCTCTTCGCCGACCCGCGGTTCGCGCCGCCCCCGATCGACGCCGACCTGGCCACGCACCGCGAGCGGGTGCTCGACCAGTTGCTGCTGCTCGTCGACGCGGGCGCGACCCAGGGCGGCTTCCCGTCCCGGTACGGCGGCGGCGACGACCTGGGCGGCTGGATAACCGGGTTCGAGATGCTCGGGTTCGGCGACCTGTCGCTACTGGTGAAGGTGGGTGTGCAGTTCGGCCTGTTCGCCGGGGCGATCCTGCACCTGGGCACCGAGCGACACCACCAGGCGTACCTGCAGGACGCGATCAACGCCCGGCTGCTCGGCTGCTTCGCGATGACCGAGACCGGGCACGGCTCGGACGTCGCGTCCGTGCGCACCACCGCCACCTACCACCCCGGGACGCGGGAGTTCGACGTCCACACCCCGTACGAAGCCGCCCGCAAGGACTACATCGGCAACGCCGGCGAGCACGGCCGGCTGGCGGTCGTGTTCGCCCAGCTGATCACCGAGGGCGAGTCCAAGGGGGTGCACGCGCTGCTCGTCCCGATCCGCGACGAGCACGGCGAGCCGATGCCCGGCGTCCGGCTGCAGGACTGCGGGCCGAAGGCCGGCCTGAACGGCGTCGACAACGGCCGGATCTGGTTCGACCACGTGCGCGTGCCACGGGAGAACCTGCTCGATCGCTATGGCGAGGTGGACCCGGACGGCACCTACCGCACCCCGATCGCCAGCGCGTCACGCCGGTTCTTCACCATGCTCGGCACGCTGGTGCAGGGCCGGATCAGCGTCGGCGGCGCGGCCGGCAGCGCCACCAAGCTCGCGCTCACCATCGCGATCCGCTACGGCCTGGTCCGCCGGCAGTTCGCCCCGCCCGGGGGCGCGGAGATCGTGGTGCTCGACTACCTGGCGCACCAGCGCAGGCTGTTCCCCGCGCTGGCCAGGACGTACGCGCTGCACTTCGCCCAGGCCGAACTGGTCGAGCTGCTGCACGAGACGACACCCGGCCCGGACGCGCGGCCGGACGCGAACGGTCTGCCCGCCGAGGACCCGCGCCGCCGCCAGCTGGAGGCACACGCCGCCGGGCTGAAGGCGGTCGGGACGTGGCACGCGACCCGGACGATCCAGGCCTGCCGCGAGGCGTGCGGCGGCGCGGGGTACCTGAGCGAGAACCGGCTGCCGGGCCTGAAGGCCGACACCGACGTGTTCACCACGTTCGAGGGCGACAACACGGTGCTGCTCCAGCTGCTGGCCAAGGAGTTGCTCACCGGCTTCGCCGAGCACTTCGGTGAGCTGGACCTGCTCGGGACGGTCCGGTTCGTCGCCGACCAGACGGTCGAGACCGTTCTGGAGCGGGTGGGTGGCCGGCTGCTGCTGCAGCGGTTGCGCGATGTCGGCCCGTCCGCCGGCGACGAGGGCAGCATGCTGGGCCACGATTGGCAGCTGGAGCTGTTCGACTGGCGGGCCAGGCACCTGCTGGAGACGCTCGCCCGCCGGTTGCGCGCGGCGGCCGGTGGCGGCGACAGCACCGCGGCCTTCGCCGTGTTCAACGCCGCGCAGGATCACCTGCTCGCCGCCGCGCAGGCACACGTGGACACACTTCTGTTGCGCGCCTTCCTCGCCGGCATCGAGGCACTGCCGGCCGGCGCGGAACGCGACCTGCTGGACCTGCTCTGCGACCTGTTCGCCCTGTCCACGATCGAGGCCGACCGCGGCTGGGTGCAGGAGCACGGCCGGCTCACCGCCGCCCGGTCGAAGGCGGTCGTGGCCGCGGTGAACGAGCTGTGTCGCCGGCTCCGCCCGCACGCGGCCACCCTGGTCGACGCGTTCGGCATCCCGGACCAGGCCATTGCCGCCCCGATCGCCCAGGGTGCCGAGCTGGCCCGTCAGCAGCAGCTGCACGATCCCGGCGGCTGA